From Triticum urartu cultivar G1812 chromosome 2, Tu2.1, whole genome shotgun sequence, a single genomic window includes:
- the LOC125539941 gene encoding probable inactive UDP-arabinopyranose mutase 2 isoform X1, which produces MSLEVHDSEVDIVIAALQPNLTSFFQAWQPFFSRFDIIVVKDPELTADLQIPSGFNVKVYTKSDIDGLLGATSINFSGHSCRYFGYLVSRKKYVISIDDNCLPAKDPAGMTVDAVTQHMINLKTPATPFFFNTLYDPYRKGADFVRGYPFSLREGVECMLSCGLWLHNADYDPMTHVVKRNQRNTNYVDAVMTVPLGAMFPASGINVAFNREVLGPVMFPGLRIRKEGKHRWDTLEDIWNGLCAKVVCDSLGYGVKTGLPYVMRSDAEAGKALESLKEWEGVKVMDDVLPFFESLKLSRTAVTVDDCIKELAGVVRQKLAPKNAIFAKAADAMEEWTKLWKSHGAQNA; this is translated from the coding sequence ATGTCTTTGGAAGTTCATGATAGCGAGGTTGACATTGTGATTGCAGCACTCCAGCCCAACCTGACCTCTTTCTTTCAGGCGTGGCAGCCATTTTTCTCCCGGTTTGACATCATTGTTGTCAAAGACCCAGAGTTGACAGCAGATCTTCAGATCCCTTCAGGTTTTAATGTGAAGGTTTACACAAAGTCTGACATTGATGGACTGCTTGGTGCCACATCCATCAACTTCTCTGGCCACTCATGCCGTTACTTTGGATACCTTGTTTCACGCAAGAAGTATGTCATCTCGATTGATGACAACTGCCTCCCAGCAAAGGACCCTGCCGGGATGACTGTTGATGCTGTTACACAGCACATGATCAATTTGAAGACACCAGCTactcctttcttcttcaacacaCTGTATGACCCATACCGCAAGGGTGCTGACTTTGTCCGTGGATACCCATTCAGCCTGCGTGAGGGGGTTGAATGCATGCTCTCATGTGGGCTCTGGCTGCACAATGCGGACTACGACCCAATGACGCATGTGGTGAAGCGGAACCAGCGCAACACGAACTATGTGGATGCTGTGATGACAGTTCCGCTCGGTGCGATGTTCCCTGCCAGCGGGATAAATGTTGCATTCAACCGTGAGGTTCTGGGGCCTGTGATGTTCCCTGGCCTGCGGATCCGCAAGGAAGGGAAGCACAGATGGGACACCCTTGAAGACATATGGAATGGCCTGTGTGCTAAGGTGGTCTGCGACAGCTTGGGCTACGGCGTGAAGACTGGACTGCCTTACGTGATGAGAAGTGATGCAGAGGCAGGCAAGGCCTTGGAGAGCCTCAAAGAGTGGGAAGGGGTGAAAGTGATGGACGATGTCCTTCCCTTCTTCGAGTCGCTCAAGCTCTCGAGGACCGCAGTTACTGTCGATGACTGCATTAAGGAGCTAGCTGGCGTTGTGAGGCAGAAGCTGGCGCCAAAGAATGCAATCTTCGCCAAAGCTGCCGATGCCATGGAGGAATGGACCAAGCTCTGGAAATCTCATGGAGCTCAGAACGCGTAA
- the LOC125534243 gene encoding probable xyloglucan endotransglucosylase/hydrolase protein 12: protein MKMDISSRAVLLVAVAAAATIGLAGASFRDNCDIKWNAENAAFSDDGHGLTMSLKSNTSGCLLQTKQQFIYGSVSTRIKLVPGNSAGTVTTYYTSSVGKDHDEIDFEFLGNETGKPYTLHTNVFADGVGKKEMQFVPWFDPTADFHAYTISWTPCMIVWYVDDVPIRVFRNYRDKGIAYPIKRPMFGYSSIWSAEDWCTQGGRVKADWSKAPFVASYRDMVLDVCPCDGSDSCVYGCEGAFGHGGQQQNCAGLSDQQRTKMLEKQKYNRIYDYCVDYKDNKKPGPECSLPQY, encoded by the exons ATGAAGATGGATATCAGCTCAAGGGCGGTCCTCCTGGTCGCGGTCGCGGCGGCGGCCACCATTGGCCTCGCCGGCGCCAGTTTCCGGGACAACTGCGACATCAAGTGGAACGCCGAGAACGCGGCCTTCTCCGACGACGGCCACGGCCTCACCATGTCCCTGAAGAGCAACACCTCCGGCTGCTTGCTGCAGACGAAGCAGCAGTTCATCTACGGCAGCGTCTCCACCCGCATCAAGCTCGTCCCGGGGAACTCCGCCGGCACCGTCACCACATACTAC ACATCGTCGGTGGGGAAGGACCACGACGAGATCGACTTCGAGTTCCTGGGGAACGAGACGGGGAAGCCCTACACGCTGCACACCAACGTGTTCGCCGACGGCGTGGGCAAGAAGGAGATGCAGTTCGTGCCCTGGTTCGACCCCACCGCCGACTTCCATGCCTACACCATCTCCTGGACGCCCTGCATGATCGTCTGGTACGTCGACGACGTCCCGATCAGGGTGTTCCGCAACTACCGGGACAAGGGCATCGCGTACCCGATCAAGCGGCCCATGTTCGGCTACTCCAGCATCTGGTCGGCGGAGGACTGGTGCACGCAGGGCGGCCGCGTCAAGGCCGACTGGTCCAAGGCGCCCTTCGTCGCCAGCTACCGCGACATGGTCCTCGACGTCTGCCCCTGCGACGGAAGCGACTCCTGCGTCTACGGCTGCGAGGGGGCCTTCGGCCATGGAGGCCAGCAGCAGAACTGTGCTGGCCTCAGCGACCAGCAGCGGACCAAGATGCTCGAGAAGCAGAAGTACAACAGGATCTACGACTACTGCGTCGACTACAAGGACAACAAGAAGCCCGGCCCCGAGTGCAGCCTGCCGCAGTACTGA